Proteins encoded together in one Manis pentadactyla isolate mManPen7 chromosome 6, mManPen7.hap1, whole genome shotgun sequence window:
- the RAB27B gene encoding ras-related protein Rab-27B: protein MTDGDYDYLIKLLALGDSGVGKTTFLYRYTDNKFNPKFITTVGIDFREKRVVYNTQGPNGSSGKAFKVHLQLWDTAGQERFRSLTTAFFRDAMGFLLMFDLTSQQSFLNVRNWMSQLQANAYCENPDIVLIGNKADLPEQREVNERQAQELADKYGILYFETSAATGQNVEKAVETLLDLIMKRMEQCVEKTQIPETVNGGNSGKLEGEKPAEKKCAC from the exons ATGACCGATGGGGACTATGATTATCTGATCAAACTCCTGGCCCTTGGAGATTCAGGGGTGGGGAAGACAACATTTCTTTATCGATACACAGACAATAAATTCAATCCTAAATTCATCACGACAGTAGGAATAGACTTCCGGGAAAAACGTGTG GTTTATAATACACAGGGACCAAATGGATCATCAGGGAAAGCATTTAAGGTACACCTTCAGCTTTGGGACACTGCAGGACAAGAGCG ATTCCGGAGCCTCACCACTGCGTTTTTCAGAGATGCCATGGGTTTCTTATTAATGTTTGACCTCACCAGTCAACAGAGCTTCTTAAATGTCAGGAACTGGATGA GCCAACTGCAAGCAAACGCTTACTGTGAAAATCCAGATATAGTATTGATTGGCAACAAGGCAGACCTGCCAGAACAGAGGGAAGTCAATGAACGGCAAGCCCAGGAGCTGGCTGACAAATACGG CATACTGTATTTTGAAACAAGTGCAGCGACAGGCCAGAATGTGGAAAAAGCTGTGGAAACCCTTCTGGACTTAATAATGAAGCGAATGGAGCAGTGtgtagagaagacacaaattccCGAGACTGTCAACGGTGGAAACTCCGGAAAGCTAGAAGGGGAAAAACCGGCAGAGAAGAAATGTGCCTGCTAG